In a genomic window of Molothrus ater isolate BHLD 08-10-18 breed brown headed cowbird chromosome 17, BPBGC_Mater_1.1, whole genome shotgun sequence:
- the ARFGEF2 gene encoding brefeldin A-inhibited guanine nucleotide-exchange protein 2 isoform X1, protein MQPPAHEQDARTKSMFVSRALEKILAEKEAKRPPHGQLRRACQVALDEIKSELEKQREGTAAPPKANFIEADKYFLPFELACQSKSPRIVSTSLDCLQKLIAYGHITGNAPDSGAPGKRLIDRIVETICNCFQGPQTDEGVQLQIIKALLTAVTSPYIEIHEGTILQTVRTCYNIYLASKNLINQTTAKATLTQMLNVIFTRMENQALQESREAERTQKPQSPTVAGPRSPRPGQRRHSSWAGRAGTAGTVLANGEPGQREPGPEEPSQREPGRREPVPEEPGRGEPGPEEPSHREPGRGEPVPEEPGPEEPSQREPGRGEPGPEEPGRREPSPEEPGHGELQQAPTMLAAEETIDGGKEMVQGILEDVVDSAVKVAEEKQVTEPVKALPALETVDTLLSGSSTENVQTNGIPDDGQSVSSTDNLETDVSGHQAAARFSHVLQKDAFLVFRSLCKLSMKPLGEGPPDPKSHELRSKVVSLQLLLSVLQNAGLVFRTHEMFINAIKQYLCVALSKNGVSSVPDVFELSLAIFLTLLSNFKTHLKMQIEVFFKEIFLNILETSSSSFEHKWMVIQTLTRICADAQCVVDIYVNYDCDLNAANIFERLVNDLSKIAQGRSGHELGMTPLQELSLRKKGLECLVSILKCMVEWSKDLYVNPNHQTSLGSYKPSEQEMAEGKCLDAGGRRSSVSSLDSTVSSGVGSVGTQTAVPDDPEQFEVIKQQKEIIEHGIELFNKKPKRGIQYLQEQGMLGTTTEDLAQFLHQEERLCSTQVGEFLGESSKFNKEVMYAYVDQLDFCGKDFVSALRIFLEGFRLPGEAQKIDRLMEKFAARYIECNQRQTLFASADTAYVLAYSIIMLTTDLHSPQVKNKMTKEQYIKMNRGINDSKDLPEEYLSTIYEEIEGKKIAMKETKEYAITTKCSKPSVANEKQRRLLYNLEMEQMAKTAKALMEAVSHAKAPFTSATHLDHVRPMFKLVWTPLLAAYSVGLQNCDDPEVASLCLEGIRCAIRIACIFGMQLERDAYVQALARFSLLTASSSITEMKQKNIDTIKTLITVAHTDGNYLGNSWHEILKCISQLELAQLIGTGVKTRYLSGSGREREGSIKSYASAGEEFMSLGLGNLVGSGADKRHMASIQESVGETSSQSVVVAVDRIFTGSTRLDGNAIVDFVRWLCAVSMDELASPHHPRMFSLQKIVEISYYNMNRIRLQWSRIWHVIGDHFNKVGCNPNEDVAIFAVDSLRQLSMKFLEKGELANFRFQKDFLRPFEHIMKKNRSPTIRDMVIRCIAQMVNSQAGNIRSGWKNIFAVFHQAASDHDGNIVELAFQTTAHIVTNIFQQHFPAAIDSFQDAVKCLSEFACNVAFPDTSMEAIRLIRYCAKYVSERPQVLREYTSDDMNVAPGDRVWVRGWFPILFELSCIINRCKLDVRTRGLTVMFEIMKSYGHTFEKHWWQDLFRIVFRIFDNMKLPEQQTEKSEWMTTTCNHALYAICDVFTQFYEALHEILLPDILAQLHWCVKQDNEQLARSGTNCLENLVILNGQKFSPEVWGQTCNCMLEIFKTTIPHVLLTWKPVGMEEDSSEKHLDLDLDHQSLSSMDKNASERGQSQYSNPTDESWKGGPYTNQKLFAGLLIKCVVQLELIQTIDNIVFYPATSKKEDAEHMAAAQRDTLDAVIHIDTEDQGMYKYMSSHHLFKLLDCLQESHSFSKAFNSNYEQRTVLWRAGFKGKSKPNLLKQETSSLACCLRILFRMYVDESRREAWDVVQRRLLSVCSEALAYFITVNSESHREAWTNLLLLLLTKTLKISDDKFRAHASTYYPYLCEIMQFDLIPELRAVLRKFFLRIGLVFNICIAGEQARAAGTSLPSW, encoded by the exons ATGCAGCCACCGGCTCACGAGCAGGACGCCCGCACTAAGAGCATGTTTGTGTCTCGGGCCCTGGAGAAGATCCTGGCGGAGAAGGAGGCGAAGCGGCCCCCGCACGGGCAGCTGCGGAGAGCCTGCCAGGTGGCGCTGG atgaaataaaaagtgagctggaaaagcaaag AGaaggcactgctgctccaccaaaagcaaatttcattgaagcagataaatatttccttccatTTGAGCTGGCCTGCCAGTCAAAGTCTCCACGCATCGTCAGTACTTCCCTGGATTGTTTACAG AAACTCATTGCATATGGGCACATCACTGGCAATGCTCCGGACAGCGGAGCTCCCGGAAAACGGCTGATTGACCGAATAGTGGAAACCATTTGCAATTGCTTTCAGGGTCCTCAAACAGATGAAGGAGTACAACTGCAGATAATTAAG GCTCTTCTCACTGCAGTAACATCTCCATATATAGAAATTCATGAAGGAACAATTCTTCAAACTGTTAGAACCTGCTACAACATCTATCTAGCCAGTAAAAATCTTATTAACCAGACAACTGCCAAAGCTACCCTTACACAGAtgttaaatgtaatttttacaCGGATGGAAAATCAAGCT TTGCAGGAGTCCAGAGAAGCAGAGCGAACGCAGAAGCCGCAGTCCCCCACAGTGGCGGGGCCGCGGTCCCCAcggccggggcagcggcggcacagctcctgggcaggcagagccggCACCGCCGGCACCGTGCTGGCCAATGGGGAGCCCGGCCAGAGGGAGCCCGGCCCTGAGGAACCCAGCCAGAGGGAGCCCGGCCGCAGGGAGCCTGTCCCTGAGGAACCCGGCCGCGGGGAGCCCGGCCCTGAGGAACCCAGCCACAGGGAGCCCGGCCGCGGGGAGCCTGTCCCTGAGGAGCCCGGCCCTGAGGAACCCAGCCAGAGGGAGCCCGGCCGCGGGGAGCCCGGCCCTGAGGAACCCGGCCgcagggagcccagccctgaggaaCCCGGccatggggagctgcagcaggcccCCACCATGCTGGCAGCAG AGGAAACGATTGatggaggaaaggaaatggTTCAAGGCATCTTGGAAGATGTGGTGGATTCAGCTGTGAAAG TGGCTGAAGAAAAGCAGGTAACAGAACCTGTCAAGGCTCTGCCTGCATTAGAGACTGTGGATACTCTTCTCTCTGGCTCTAGCACTGAAAATGTACAAACAAATGGGATTCCAGATGATGGGCAGTCTGTTTCCTCCACTGATAATCTG GAAACAGATGTATCTGGACATCAAGCTGCTGCCAGATTTTCCCATGTTCTACAGAAGGATGCCTTCCTTGTGTTCAGGTCATTGTGCAAGCTCTCCATGAAACCGCTGGGGGAAGGACCACCAGATCCCAA ATCACATGAATTGCGTTCCAAGGTTGTGtctctccagctgcttctctcagtgctgcagaaTGCTGGTCTGGTTTTCAGGACACATGAAATGTTCATCAATGCAATCAAGCAATATCTTTGTGTAGCATTATCTAAAAATGGAGTCTCTTCTGTTCCTGATGTGTTTGAGCTCTCTCTTGCCATCTTCCTCACACTGCTTTCGAATTTTAAGAcccatttaaaaatgcagattgAG gtGTTCTTCAAAGAGATCTTCCTGAATATTCTAGAGACTTCTTCAAGTTCCTTTGAACACAAGTGGATGGTGATTCAGACTTTAACTAGAATTTGTGCAG atgcCCAGTGTGTAGTGGATATTTATGTTAACTATGATTGTGATTTAAATGCTGCTAATATATTTGAACGTCTTGTAAATGATTTATCCAAAATTGCACAGGGACGAAGTGGGCATGAATTGGGAATGACACCTTTACAG GAACTAAGCCTGAGGAAAAAAGGACTTGAATGTttggtttctattttaaaatgtatggtAGAATGGAGCAAAGACCTTTATGTGAACCCCAATCATCAGACTAGCTTGG GTTCATATAAACCATCTGAACAGGAAATGGCTGAAGGTAAATGCCTGGACGCTGGAGGGAGACGGAGTAGTGTCAGTTCCTTGGACTCCACTGTATCGTCGGGAGTGGGAAGTGTTGGTACCCAGACTGCTGTCCCAGATGATCCAGAGCAATTTGAAGTCATCAAGcaacagaaggaaataattGAACATGGGATAGAACT GTTTAATAAAAAGCCAAAGAGAGGAATACAGTATctacaggagcagggaatgcttGGCACTACAACAGAGGACCTGGCACAATTCTTGCACCAAGAGGAACGCCTCTGCTCT ACTCAAGTAGGGGAATTTCTTGGGGAAAGCAGCAAGTTTAACAAGGAAGTGATGTATGCCTATGTAGACCAGCTtgatttctgtggaaaagacTTTGTCTCTGCTCTGCGTATATTTCTGGAAGGTTTTCGTCTGCCAGGTGAAGCCCAGAAGATTGATAGATTAATGGAGAAGTTTGCTGCTAGATATATTGAATGCAACCAACG gCAAACACTATTTGCTAGTGCAGACACTGCCTATGTTTTGGCATACTCCATTATAATGCTGACTACAGACTTGCACAGTCCACag gtaaaaaataaaatgacaaaGGAGCAATACATTAAAATGAATCGAGGAATCAATGACAGTAAAGACCTGCCAGAAGAGTATTTATCCACAATCTAtgaagaaatagaaggaaagaaaattgcGATGAAAGAGACAAAAGAATATGCAATTACAACCAAGTGTAGTAAACCAA GTGTGGCTAATGAGAAGCAGCGGAGGTTGTTGTACAACTTGGAAATGGAACAAATGGCAAAGACAGCCAAAGCCCTCATGGAGGCAGTGAGCCATGCAAAGGCACCTTTCACCAGTGCCACTCACCTGGATCATGTCAGACCCATGTTCAAA CTTGTCTGGACCCCACTGCTGGCAGCTTACAGTGTTGGCTTGCAGAATTGTGATGACCCAGAAGTTGCGTCGCTGTGTTTGGAAGGAATACGCTGTGCCATCAGAATAGCCTGTATCTTTGGAATGCAG CTTGAACGAGACGCTTATGTACAGGCCCTTGCTCGTTTTTCCTTGTTGACTGCCAGTTCCAGCATtacagaaatgaaacagaagaacATTGATACCATTAAGACACTCATTACAGTTGCTCACACAGATGGCAACTATCTTGGCAATTCTTGGCATGAG ATCTTGAAATGTATTAGCCAGCTGGAACTGGCACAGCTCATAGGAACTGGTGTGAAAACGCGGTATTTGTCTGGCTCTGGGCGtgagagggaaggcagcatTAAGAGCTATGCCTCTGCAGGAGAAGAGTTTATGAGCCTGGGATTAG GGAACCTCGTTGGGAGTGGGGCTGACAAACGGCACATGGCGAGCATCCAGGAGTCTGTGGGGGAGACCAGCTCGCAGAGTGTGGTGGTAGCAGTAGACAG GATATTCACGGGCTCCACGAGGCTGGACGGGAATGCCATAG TTGACTTTGTGCGgtggctgtgtgctgtgtcCATGGACGAGCTGGCGTCCCCGCACCACCCGCGCatgttcagcctgcagaagatCGTGGAGATCTCCTATTATAACATGAACCGCATCAGGCTGCAGTGGTCGAGGATTTGGCATGTGATTGGAGATCACTTCAATAAG GTTGGGTGTAACCCTAATGAAGATGTTGCCATCTTTGCTGTAGACTCATTAAGGCAGCTGTCAATGAAATTTCTTGAGAAGGGAGAGTTAGCCAACTTCCGCTTCCAGAAAGACTTCCTAAGGCCTTTTGAGCAtattatgaagaaaaacag atctcCGACTATTCGAGACATGGTGATCCGCTGTATTGCTCAGATGGTGAACTCTCAAGCTGGTAACATTCGTTCTGGCTGGAAAAATATCTTTGCTGTCTTTCATCAAGCAGCGTCAGACCACGATGGGAATATCGTAGAGCTGGCCTTTCAGACTACAGCACACATAGTTA caaatatttttcagcagcattttccagcagcaaTTGACTCATTTCAAGATGCAGTAAAATGCCTCTCTGAGTTTGCCTGTAATGTTGCCTTCCCGGACACCAGCATGGAAGCCATCAGGCTTATTCGCTATTGTGCAAAATATGTCTCAGAAAGACCGCAG GTATTAAGAGAATACACAAGTGATGACATGAAtgtggctcctggggacagAGTGTGGGTCAGAGGATGGTTTCCTATTTTGTTTGAACTTTCTTGTATCATCAATCGTTGCAAGTTAGATGTTCGTACAAG AGGCTTAACAGTGATGTTTGAAATCATGAAGAGTTATGGGCATACCTTTGAAAAGCACTGGTGGCAAGACCTGTTTAGAATTGTGTTTCGGATTTTTGATAATATGAAACTCCCTGAGCAACAAACAGAg AAATCAGAGTGGATGACCACGACGTGCAACCACGCCCTTTATGCCATCTGTGATGTGTTCACACAGTTCTATGAAGCTTTGCATGAGATCCTTCTTCCTGACATACTTGCACAGTTACACTGGTGTGTAAAACAAG ATAATGAGCAGTTGGCACGATCAGGTACAAACTGCCTAGAAAACCTGGTAATACTCAATGGACAGAAGTTCAGCCCCGAAGTCTGGGGCCAGACATGCAACTGTATGCTAGAAATCTTCAAAACAACTATTCCTCATGT CTTGCTGACATGGAAGCCTGTAGGAATGGAGGAAGATTCATCTGAAAAACACTTG GATTTGGACCTAGATCACCAGTCTTTAAGCAGCATGGataaaaatgcttctgaaagAGGACAAAGCCAATATTCAAATCCAACAGATGAGAGCTGGAAAGGTGGTCCTTACACAA ACCAGAAACTATTTGCTGGCCTCCTGATCAAGTGTGTGGTACAGCTGGAGTTGATACAGACCATTGACAACATAGTGTTCTATCCAGCAACAAGCAAGAAGGAAGATGCTGAGCAcatggctgcagctcag CGAGACACACTGGATGCAGTTATCCACATTGACACAGAAGACCAAGgaatgtataaatatatgtCTTCACATCACCTTTTTAAGTTACTGGATTGTCTGCAAGAGTCTCACTCATTTTCAAAAGCCTTTAATTCAAATTATGAGCAACGAACTGTGTTATGGAGAGCAG GGTTCAAGGGTAAATCAAAACCCAATCTCCTAAAACAAGAGACCAGCAGCCTGGCATGCTGCCTGAGGATCCTGTTCCGGATGTACGTGGACGAGAGCCGGCGGGAGGCCTGGGACGTGGTCCAGCGGCGGCTGCTCAg tgtgtgcagtgAAGCCCTGGCGTATTTTATTACTGTCAACTCGGAAAGCCACAGAGAAGCCTGGACCAATCTCCTGCTGTTGCTTTTAACAAAAACACTAAAAATCAGTGATGATAAG TTCAGGGCACACGCTTCCACCTATTACCCGTACCTGTGTGAGATCATGCAGTTCGACCTGATCCCCGAGCTGCGGGCGGTGCTGCGCAAGTTCTTCCTGCGCATCGGGCTGGTGTTCAACATCTGCATCGCGGGCGAGCAGGCACGCGCAGCTGGCACCAGCCTGCCTTCCTGGTAG